A single window of Pseudoduganella plicata DNA harbors:
- a CDS encoding cupin domain-containing protein yields the protein MSPSTHPTRGQGQSIDLVEKIAQIDGHWQPRVVAEMNDYQFKVVKVEGEFQWHRHADTDETFIVLEGVLHIDVRDADTIVLHSGQMAVVPRNVEHRPHATSEVKLLLIEPRGVRNTGDGPPGERTVANDQWI from the coding sequence ATGTCCCCATCCACCCACCCGACCCGCGGCCAGGGCCAGTCGATCGACCTGGTCGAAAAAATCGCGCAGATCGACGGCCACTGGCAGCCGCGCGTTGTCGCGGAGATGAACGATTACCAGTTCAAGGTTGTGAAAGTCGAAGGCGAATTCCAGTGGCACCGGCACGCCGATACCGATGAAACCTTCATCGTGCTGGAGGGCGTGCTGCACATCGACGTGCGCGACGCCGATACCATCGTGCTGCACAGCGGCCAGATGGCGGTAGTGCCGAGGAACGTGGAGCATCGGCCGCACGCCACGTCCGAGGTGAAGCTGCTGCTGATCGAGCCGCGCGGCGTGCGCAATACCGGCGACGGTCCGCCGGGGGAGCGCACCGTCGCGAACGACCAGTGGATCTAG